CAAGACCGCCGGGGCGCTGGACGACCGCTTCCAGGCGGCCACCCCGCTGCGGAAGCTGCTGAACAAGGTCTTCCCGGACCACTGGTCCTTCCTGCTCGGCGAGATCGCGCTCTTCTCGTTCGTCGTGCTGCTGCTGACCGGTGTCTTCCTGACCTTCTTCTTCGAGCCGGCGATGACCGAGGTCGTCTACAACGGCAGCTACGCCCCGCTGCGGGGCACCCCGATGTCGGCCGCGTACGCCTCCAGCCTGGACCTGTCGTTCGACGTCCGGGGCGGCCTGATCATGCGGCAGATGCACCACTGGGCGGCGCTGCTGTTCATGGCCTCGATCGTGGTGCACATGCTCCGGGTCTTCTTCACGGGCGCGTTCCGCAAGCCGCGGGAGACGAACTGGATCATCGGCTCGCTGCTGTTCTGGGTGGGCTTCCTGGCCGGCTTCACCGGCTACTCGCTGCCGGACGACGGCCTCTCCGGCACCGGTCTGCGGATCGCCTCCGGCATCATGCTGTCGATCCCGGTGATCGGCACCTGGGTCACCTCGTCGATCTTCGGCGGGGAGTTCCCGGGTGAGATCCTCATCAGCCGGGCCTTCATCGCCCACGTGCTGCTCATCCCGGGCCTGCTGGTCGCCCTGATCAGCGTCCACCTGGGCCTGGTCTTCAAGCAGAAGCACACCCAGTGGCCCGGCCCCGGCCGGACCAACGAGAACGTGGTCGGCGAGCGGATGTTCCCGCGCTACGCGCTCAAGCAGGGCGGCTACTTCATGGTCGTCTTCGGCGTGATCGCGCTGATGGGTGGCCTCTTCCAGATCAACCCGATCTGGTACTTCGGCCCGTACGAGGCGTGGGTGGTCTCGGCCGCCAGCCAGCCCGACTGGTACGTCATGTTCCTCGACGGCTCGACCCGCCTCATGCCGGCCTGGCAGATCAACATCCCGATCGGCGACGGGTACGTCATCCCGCCGATTTTCTGGCCGACGGTCGTGCTGCCGGGCATCCTGGTGGGCCTGTCGATGATGTACCCGTTCGTGGAGGCGCGCCGCCTCAAGGACCACAAGCACCACAACCTGCTCCAGCGGCCCCGGGACGTCCCGGCCCGGACCGCCGTGGGCGCGATGGCGGTGTCCTTCTACGTCGTGCTGACCCTCTCCGGAGGCAACGACGTCATCGCCGACAAGTTCCATATCAGCCTGAACGCGATGACCTGGGCGGGCCGGATCGGCCTGCTGATCGTCCCGCCGCTGGCCTACTACTTCACGTACCGGATCTGCCTCGGTCTCCAGCAGCACGACCGGGAGGTGCTGGCCCACGGCGTGGAGACCGGCATCATCAAGCGGCTGCCGGACGGCCGGTTCGTCGAGGTCCACCAGCCGCTCACCGCGGCCGAGCACGACGGGCACGGACTGGAGTACGCCGGCTGGGTCGTGCCGAAGAAGATGAACCGGCTCGGGGCCCTCGGCCCGGCCATCCGGGGCTTCTTCTACCCGATCGAGAAGCCGGCCGAGGCGCCGGTCTCGCCGGGGCACCCGCCGGTCGAGCCCCGACCGGAGCGGGAGGAGGTCGGCAGCGGCGAGAGCCGTCGCTGACCCGCCCGACACACCCGACCGTGGCGCCCGCCGGATCTCCGGCGGGCGCCACGTCCGTTTCCGGCCACGCTCGTCCGCTCCGTCCCACCGGTGCCCCCTCCGCGCCGGGTGCTGCCCGCCGGTCCCGTCCCGGCGGCCCGCCGCCCCGCGACCCGGACGGGTGGAATCGCAGGAATAACCCGGGTCAGCCGGGTATCCGTGCGGTCCAACGAAAAAGGGGGGGAACATGTTGGGTATCAAACGCCTCGGAGTGCTGGCCGCCGTGGTGGTGGTCGGGCTGGCGCCCGCAGCGGCGGCGCAGGCCGCGGCACAGCCGTCCACGCAGGACACCCAGTACCTGCAGGCGTTGCACCAGGTGAACCTGGAGGAAATCGTCACCGGCAACCTGGCGCAGCAGAAGGGCCAGAACCAGCAGGTCAAGGACCTCGGCAAGCAGTTCGTGACGGACCACACCCAGCTGGACCAGACGGTGCAGAGCACCGCGCAGCAGCTGAACGTGAAGTTGCCGTCCGAGCCCACCGCCGACCAGCAGAAGATGGTCGACAAGCTCAACAACCTCAGCGGCGCCGAGTTCGACAAGGCGTGGGTGACCGCCGAGCTGACCGGCCACGTTCAGGCCATCCAGGCCAGCCAGACCGAGATCTCGCAGGGTTCCGAGCAGACGGTGGTCCAGCTGGCCCAGGACGCCCTGCCGGTCCTGCAGGCGCACCTCGACGCGCTGACGGCCCTGGCCCAGACCTTGGGCGTCCCGGTCCCGCAGACCAGCGCCAGCGGCACGCCCAGCCCGGGCGGCAGCGGTACGCCGGGTCCGGGCGGCACCGAGTCCCCGGGTCCGGGCGGCACGAGCACCGAGTCACCGGCCCCGGGCACCACTGAGACGCCGGCTCCGAGCACCAGCTGACGTCGTACGGCCGATGGTGGCCGGTCCGTCCTCCGGGGCGGGCCGGCCGCCGCGCGTTCAGTCGGCGTTGGCCAGCCCGATCGCGAACGCCTCCTCCAGGTCGTGCTGGGAGTACGCCCGGAACGCGATGTGCGACTCGGTGTTGAGCACACCGGGGACCTTGGAGATGCTGCCGGCGATGACCTGGGCGATCTGCTCGAACTCGCGGACCCGGACCATGGCGATCAGGTCGACGTGGCCGGCCACCGAGTAGACCTCGCTGACACCGGGGAGGTTGGCCAGGGTCTCGGCCACCTCGGGGATGGAGTCGGTGGCGCAGTCGATCAGCACGATCGCGGTGATCACGGGACATTTCTCCGTTCGTCGACGTCGTCGCCCATGCTAGAGGCTCGCCGGCGCACGGCGTCCCCGGCTCGTGGATCCCGCTACCGGGGGGCCGCCGGGACCGTCAGGCGGGCGCCGGCGCGCACCACGTCGGTGAGGTGCTCGCCGGCGGCGACCGTGGCGCCGGGCCAGACCACGGCGCGGGTCACGGCCCCGTGGACGACCGCGCCCGCGCCGACCACCGCCCGCTCCACCGGGCCGCTCACCGTCGCCGTCGGGTCGACCAGGCTCCCGCTCCCGGCGGCGTGCAGGTTGGCCGCGAGGTAGTCGGCCGGGGTCCCGGTGTCGTAGAAGGTCCCCCGGTACGGCACCACCTCCAGCGCACCGGCCGCCTCCGCCGGCCGCCAGACCGACCGGACCAGGTCGCCGAAGGTGGGTGGCAGCTCGCGGACCAGCCGCCAGGGCAGCAGCGAGAAACCGACGAAGCGGTGGCCGCTGAAGGTCCCGGGCACCGCCGGGTCGTCGGCCGGCTGACCGAGCAGGCGTACGCTCCGCCCGTCCCAGCCGTCCACCAGCGCGGCGATGTCCGGGCCCGGTGGGGCCTGCGGGTCGGCCAGGTACGCGTCGGCGTTGCCGACCAGCACGCCCCGGCCGGCGATCCAGCCCCGCAGGTTGCCCAGCCCGCCGGCGGTGCCCAGCGGGTCGCCCGGCTCGACCGACGGGTGGGCCCGCGCCCCGACGTGGTCGACCACCCGGCCGCCCAGGTAGCAGGCGTTCACCGCGACCCGGTCCGGGCCGGCGAGGCCGAGCCCGGCCAGCCGGGCCAGGGCCCGGTCCAGCAGCGGCACGTTCCCGACCGGGCAGAGCGCCTTGGGCAGCCGCGCGGTCAGCGGTCGCAGCCGGGTGCCCTCGCCCGCGGCGAGCACCACCGCGCAGACCTCGACCTCCGCCCGCCAACCCGCGCCGGCTGACCCCCTCGGCGTGGTGGTGCCCCTCGGCTCGCTCGCGCTGCGCGCGCCTGCCGGGGGCGGCCCGGAGTTGGTCACGCTCCCGACGGGGTGGCCGGTGGGACCCGTTCGGCTTCCGGGCCGATGCCGTAGCGGCCGAGCAGGCCGGCCGTCGCCCGGCTGAGCCGGGGCAGGTCGTCCAGCGGGTGCCAGGCCGCCTCGAAGACCTCCGCGCCGTCGACCACCAGCTCGGTCGTCGACGCCGGCACCTCCACCTCGAAGACCACGTCCACCCAGCCCTTGGCGTGCACCACCGCGTTCGGCACGGCCGGGCGGAGCTGCCCGGGGGTGACCCGGATGCCGGACTCCTCGAACAGCTCCCGGGCCGCGCCGACCACCGGCGCCTCACCCCGCTGCAGCAGCCCGGCGGGGAGGGTCCAGCTGTAGCCGGGCGGCTGGCGCAGCAGCAGCAGCCGGCCCGGCCCGTCGGCCTCGGCGTCCCGGACCAGCGTCACCGCGCCGACGATGTACTTCGGCACGGCGAGCCGGACCAGCCGGCGGCGCAGCGGGACGGGGAGCCGGTAGAAGACCTGATAGCCGAGGGCCCGTCCGGTGGCACGCGCGCGGGGGATCATGCCTCCAGGCTAGTGGCCGCCTGGTCCGGTCGCGCGAGCGGCGTTCGGCTACTGCCGGTGGTCGACCAGGTCGATGAGTTGCCGGACCACCGCGTCCGGTTCGACCGCCCGGTCGAAGACCGCCACCAGCAGGGTCTCCAGGTCGGGGTAGCCCAGTTCCTCCGACAGCCGCAGCAGCGGCAGGTCGCTGGCCAGTCCCCGGTCGTGCTTGCGCAGGGCCAGGCCGATGGTGGCGCGGCCGAGGCGTACCTTGTCGGCGATCGAGATGCCCGGCTCGGTGTGCCCGGCGAACCAGCGGGTGATCTGCATCTGGGCCTGCGGCGACTTCACGAAGCCGAGCCACTCCCGGCGCGGCCCCCGGGGCGCGGCGTCGGCCTCGAAGCCGCTCTCCGCGTCGGACTCGGTGAAGATCTCCACCACGTCGCCCTCCTTCAGCTCGGAGGAGAGCGGGGCCAGCCGGCCGTTGATGTGCGCCGCCAGGCAGTGGTCGCCCCGCTCCGCCCCCAGCTCGTACGCCAGGTCCACCGGTGTCGCGCCGGCGGGGAGGACGACCTGCCGGCCGTCGGCGACCACCTGGATCTGCGCCTCGGCCAGGTCGCAGCGCAGCGACTCGAGGAACTGCGCCGGGTCGACGGCCTCCTGCTCCCAGTCCAGCACCCGGCGCAGCCAGGCCAGCTCGTCGGCCCGGTCGGCCGCCCGGCCGGTGGCGCGCGGGAACCGGTAGTGGGCGGCGACGCCGTACTCGGCGGCGCGGTGCATCTCCTCGGTCCGGATCAGCACCTCGACCGTGCGGTCCTGGGGGCCGCGGACGCTGGTGTGCAGCGACCGGTAGAGGTTGTTCTTCGGCGAGGCGATGAAGTCCTTGAAGCGGCCGGGCGCCGGGCGCCACAGCCCGTGCACCGCGCCGAGGGCCGCGTAGCAGTCGGTGGCCGGGCCGGCCACCACGATCGAGATGCGGGGCAGGTCGAAGGGGGCGGCGTGGCCGCCGGCCACGGTGTCCTTCCAGATCGAGTAGAGGTGGCGGGGGCGGGGGGCGACCTCGGCGTCCACCCGGCTGTGGCGCAGCGCCACCCTCGTCTTCACGACCACGGCGTCGAGGTACGCGTCCCAGCCCGGCCGGTCGTGCACGTGCCGGGCGATCCGGGCGTGCTCGTCGGGCTCCAGGTGCAGCAGCACCACGTCGTCCAGCTCGCGCTTGAGCGTCTGGATGCCCAGCCGGTCGCAGAGCGGGATCAGCACCTCCTGGGTCTTGCGGGCGATGCGCTCCCGGGAGGCGGCGGACCGGACGCCCAGCGTGCGCATGTTGTGCAGCCGGTCGGCCAGCTTGATGATCAGCACGCGGACGTCCTTGCCGGCCGCGATGATCATCTTGCGGACGGTCTCCGCCTCGGCGGCCTTTCCGTAGAACGCCTTGTCGAACTTGGTCACCCCGTCGACCAGGTGGGCCACCTCCCGGCCGAAGTCCTCCGCGAGGGCCTGGAGGGTGTAGCGGGTGTCCTCCACGGTGTCGTGCAGCAGCGCGGCGACCAGGGTGATGGTGTCCATCCCGAGGTCGGCGCAGATCTGGGCGACCGCGAGGGGATGGGTGATGTACGGCTCGCCGCTCTTGCGGAACTGGCCGCGGTGCATGTTCTCCGCGATGGTGTAGGCGCGGCGCAGCACCGAGGAGTCGGCGCTGGCGTGGATGGTCCGGTGGGCGCGGACCAGCGCGCTGACCGGGTCGGTGTCGTTGGTGGGCCAGGCGAGCAGGGAGCGCAGCCGGCGGGTGAGCGGCAGCTCGCCGGGCTGGGTCGGAAGGGCGCCGCCCAGGGCGGCGCCGTGTCCGGCGTCGACGTCCACCTGGGACACCTCCTCACCCCGGCCCCACGGTCGCCGTCACCGACGATCGGGAGCAGGCCCGCGAAACGGGCAGGACTGCACTTCTCCAACAGCCTAAGCGAGTCGACGTAGTCCGATCGGTCACTTGGTCATGAGCGTTCGGTCGAGAGTTGGTGGGACCCGCCGTTCTCCGCCTTGGCCAGCAGGTCCCGGAAGCGGCCCGCGCCGGTGACGGGCGACGCCCAGCCGGAGGACATCTCCACCAGTCGGGTCTCCGGTCGCTCCAACCAGGACAGGATGCGTTCGGTCTCCTCGGCGGAGGCGTTGGGCACCGGACCGTGCCCGGGCAGCACCGTCTCGGCGGTCGCCCGGATCGCCTCCAGGGTCGGTCGCGGGTGGACACCCGGCGGGGACACCCCGGCCCCGGCCAGCCGGCCGTGCCGGACCAGGGCCAGCTCCCAGCCGCCGTGCGCGGCCCGCCGGGCGGCGGCCAGCTCGGCGATCCCGGTCAGCCCGACCAGGCGTTGCATCCGGACCGTGGCGCGCAGCACCGCCGCCAGCCGGGACCGCACCACCGCCGCCTCCTCGTAGCGCTGGTCGCGGGCGAGCACCTCGATCCGGCCGAGCAGGGCGTCCACCACGACCTGCGGGTCGGTGGTGGTCGCCGTACGGAACGGCGCGGCGGCGCGGTGGTCGTACTCCTCGGGGCTGATCCGGTGCTCGCAGGGCGCCGGGCAGCGACCCAGCTCGGCCAGCGCGCAGGCCGGCATGGTCGTGCGCCGCGACAGCCGGTGCGTGCACTGGCGCAGCGGTACGGCGTCGTGGAAACCCGCGGCGGCCAGCTCGGCGGCGTGCTTGGAGCGGAACGGGCCGAGGTACGCGGTGTCGGTGGGGCCCAGGTTCCGCACCACCGACAACCGGGGGTACGCCTCGTCGGTGAGCTTGAGCCAGACCATCCGCTCCGGGTACTTGGAACGCCGGTTGTACGGCGGCGCGTGCGCGGCGATCAGCCGCAGCTCGCGGACCTCCGCCTCCAGCGAGTGCGCGCACTCGACCGCCTCGACCCGCTCGGCGGCGGCGAGCATCTCGGAGATCCGGGCCCGCTTCTCCCCGGCGGTGAAGTAGCTGCGCACCCGGGTGGCGATGTCGCCGGAGGTGCCGACGTAGAGCGGCCGGTCGTCGGCGGCCCGGAAGATGTACACCCCGGGCACCTTCGGCAGCCCCTCCGCCAGGTGCCGCTTGCGGCGCTGGGTCGGGGTCACCGCCCGGGCGAACTCGATCGCGTCGCCGACGGTGTCCACCCGGTGGCCGCCCAGCCGGGCGATCAGCCCGTGCAGCACGTCCACCGTGGCCTTGGCGTCGTCGAGCGCCCGGTGGGTCGGCTGGGTGGCGGTGCGGAAGTAGGCGGCCAGGGTGCCGAGCTTGCGGTTGGGCACCTCGTCCCGGGTGAGCACCCGGCGGGCCAGCGCCGCGGTGTCCAGCACCCGCGGGTTGGGCCAGCGGTAGCCGTGCTTCACGCAGGCCGCCTTGAGGAACCCCACGTCGTAGGGGGCGTTGTGGGCGACCAGCACGGCGTCGTCGATGAACTCCAGGAAGCTCGGCAGCACCTGCTCGATCGGCGGCGCCGGGACGAGCATGGCCTGGGTGATCCCGGTCAGCACGGTGATGAACGGCGGAATCGGCACGCCCGGGTTGACCAGGGTGGCGAGCACCCCCAGCTCCTCGCCGCCGCGCACCTTCACCGCGCCGATCTCGGTGATCCCGCCGCCGTCCGGCGCGCCGCCGGTGGTCTCCAGGTCGACCACCACGAAGGTGGTCGCGTACAGCGGCAGCGCCGGGTCCACCCCCGCGCCCGCCGTCCGGTCCAGGCCGGCCAGCACCTCCTGGACGTACTCCGCTCGTGCCACCCGCGGCACGCTAGCGGCCGGGTCCGACACTCCCGTCTCAGCCGTCCCAGGAGTTACCACGGGGCTACGATGAGAGATCGGCTCACTCAATGGGCACAGGGCCCGTTCGCGGTGGGAGACTTGCCACATGCCCCTCACCGAGCCGCACGACGACCACCTCCCCGAGGCGGGGCCGGTGGCTGCCGGGCGGGACGCCGGTGGGGGCGACGCGGACGACCTCGCGGCCGGCGCCGAGCAGCCCCGGCCGGGGGAGACCGAGCCCGCCACGCCGGAGCCCGAGCCGGTCCTGCCCGAGCCGGTCCGGCAGCGGATCGTGGCGCTGACCGCCGCGGTGCTGCCGGCGATGCCCACCGACGAGGTGCCGGTCCCGCTGCGCCGGGTGGCCAAGTTCGCCCCCAACCGCCGCGCCCGGCTGGGCGCGCCGGCGATCGCCGCCCAGCTCACCGCCGACCCGCTGTTCCGGCAGCGGGTGACCGCGCGGGTGCTGGCCGACGCCGGTGACCTGGGCACCGCCGTGGCCGAGGGGACCGCGCCGGCCGCCGCCGACCCGGTGGAGGTGGCCGCGCTGGCGTACCTCGTCCGGCCGCGCGGCTGGCGGGAGCTGATCGAGGCGAGCGGCGCCGCGGTACGGGCCGAGGCGGACAGCGCGGTGGTGGCGGAGCTGGTGCGCGAGGCCGAGCAGCGGGCCACTCGGGCCGAGCACGACCGGGCGGTGGCCCGGGTCGAGGCCGACAAGCTCCGCGACGAGCTGGCCCGGGTCCGGGAGGAGCTGGGTCAGCTCCGCGAGGAGTCCCGACAGCTCAGCCGTACGCTGCGCGAGACCCAGGCCCGGGAGCGGCGGGCCAACGAACTGCTCGCCACCGAGCGCGGCCGGGCCGCCCGGGCCGCCGCGGACACGGAGGCGGAGCTGCGCCGGGCCCGGGCCCGGCTGGCCGAGGCGGAGTCGGTGGCCGGGGTCGTCCGGGCCAGCGCCAAGGAGGCGCGCTCGGTCGACGACGCCCGGCTCTGGCTGCTGCTGGAGACGATCGGCCAGGCGGCCGTCGGGCTGCGCCGCGAGCTGGCCCTGGACCCGGTCGAGAAGCTGCCGGCCGACTTCGTCGCCGACGCCTTCGCCAACCAGTCGGCGACCGCCCCGGCCGGCGCCGCCGCCCGGGCTCGGGACACCGACGACCCGGCCCGGCTGGACCAGCTGCTCGCCCTGCCCCGGGCCCACCTGGTCGTCGACGGCTACAACGTGACCAAGCGCGGCTTCGGCGAGATGTCCCTGGAGCAGCAGCGCAAGCGGCTGATCAGCGGCCTGGGCGGGATCGCCGCGCAGACCGGGGACGAGGTCACCGTGGTCTTCGACGGGGCCGAGCGGATGCACGGCCTGCCGCCCACGCCGCGGGGGGTGCGGGTGCTCTTCTCCCGCAAGGGGGAGACCGCCGACGAGCTGATCCGCCGGCTGGTCCGCGCCGAGCCCACCGGCCGGCCGGTGGTGGTGATCTCCTCCGACCGCGAGGTCGCCGACGGGGTGCGTCGGCACGGCGCGTACCCGCTCGGCGCGGACTCGCTGCTGCGCCGGCTGTCCCGCTCCTGACCGTTGATCACCGGTTGTCCGGTTGTGTCGTACCCGGTGATTAGTGTCCGACCTGACCGACGGTGGTCGGGCTGTGACGATGCTGTCGCGCCCGGGCCGCCAGACTGCGTCAGGAGGCGCGATGCTCATCGACTGCGACAGGTGCGGGATCCGGGGCGCCGGCTGCTCCGGCTGCCTGGTGACCGCCCTGCTCGAGGTGGACTCGCCCGGGGCCGGGCTGGACGCCGCGGACCACCGGGCGATCGAGGTGTTCGCCCGGGCCGGCTTCGAGGTGCAGGTGCTGCCCGCGCCGCCGGCTCCCGCCGCCCGCCCCCGTGCCGGGCGGCGGGGCCGGGCGGCGTGAACCAGGCGCCGCGGTGGCCGCGGGGGCCCGTCAGCGGACGGTGCGGCGGGCGTAGAGCCGCCTCGCCCAGAGGTAGCTGACCAGCGCGATGCCGGCGCACCAGGCGGTGGCGACGATGGCGTTCGACCCCACCGGGCCGCCGGTCAGCAGAGCGCGCAGGGTCTCGATGATCGGGGTGAACGGCTGGTACTCGGCGAACTGGCGCAGCCCGGCCGGCATCGACTCGGTGGGCACGAAACCGCTGCCGAGGAACGGCAGGAGCGTCAGCGGCATCGGCAGGTTGCTGGCCGTCTCGACGCTCTCGCTGACCAGGCCGAGAGCCACCGCCAGCCAGGTGAGGGCGAAGGCCGTCATGGCCAGCACCCCGGCGGTGGCGAGCCAGGCGAGCGGGTCGGCGTCGGACCGGAAACCGACCAGCAGCGCGACACCGACGACCACGACCAGGCTGAGCATCGTCTGGATCAGGCTGCCGACCACGTGACCGGTCAGCACCGAAGCGCGGGCGATCGCCATGGTGCGGAACCGGGAAATGATCCCCTCGGTCATGTCGGTGGCGACCGACACCGCTGTGCCGGTGGCCGCGCCGGCCACGCCCATCAGCAGGATGCCGGGCACGACGTAGGTGAGGTACGCGGCCCGCCCGCCGGAGGGGCCGCCGAGGCCGTTGCCCAGGGTCCCGCCGAAGACGTAGACGAAGAGCAGCAGGAACACCACCGGCAGGCCGGCGAGCATCAGCGTCATCGAGGGGTAACGCCGCATGTGCCGCAGGTTGCGGCGCAGCATCGTGCTCGAGTCGCGGACGGCGTGGGAGAGCGTGGTCATGGCAGCGGAACCCTCTCTGCGGTGGGCTGGCCGGTGAGCGCCAGGAAGACGTCGTCGAGGTCGGGGGTGTGCACCGCGAGCGACTCGACGCCGATCGCGGCGCCGTCGAGGCGGTCGAGCAGCGCCCGCAGCGACGCGACCCCGCCGTCGCCGGGGACCTGCAGGGTGAGCTCGTCGGTGCCCGGGGCGCCGCCGACCAGGGACGCCGCCGCGGCGCACTCCGCCGGATCGGTGAACCGCAGGGCGATGTGCCCGCCCGGGACCAGGCGCTTGAGTTCGTCCGGGGTGCCCTCGGCGACCAGCCGGCCGTGATCGAGCACGGCCACCCGGTCCGCGAGCTGGTCCGCCTCCTCCAGGTACTGGGTGGTGAGGAAGACGGTCACCCCGTCGGTGACGAGGTCGCGGACGATCCGCCACACCGCGCGCCGGCTGCGCGGGTCGAGGCCGGTGGTCGGCTCGTCGAGGAAGAGCACGCGCGGCGCGCCGATCAGCCCCATCGCCAGGTCGAGACGGCGGCGCATGCCGCCGGAGTAGGTGGCGGCGACCTTGCCGGCCGCCTCGACGAGGTCGAAGCGCGCCAGCAGCTCGCGGGTGCGTCGCCGGCCCTCCGGACGGTCGAGGTGGTGCAGGTCGGCCATCAGGAGCAGGTTCTCCTCGCCGGTGAGCAGGCCGTCGACGGCGGCGAACTGACCCGTCACGCCGATCGCCGCGCGCACCGCGTCGGGTTCCCGGGTCACGTCGTGGCCGGCGACCCGGGCCTCGCCGTCACCGGCCGGGATGAGCGTGGACAGGATCTGCACGGTGGTGGTCTTGCCGGCGCCGTTCGGACCGAGCAGCGCGAAGATCGTTCCCGGGGCCACGGCGAGGTCGATGCCGTCGAGCACCACCTGGTCGCCGTAGGACTTGCGGAGCCCGGTGGCCGCGATCGCGGGTGGGGCCGAGGTGATCATCGTTTCTCCTCTGGGATGGGGCGGGATCAGCTGCGCCGGATGACGATGTCGCCGTACGAGGTGCGGGCCCGGACCTCGACGGTCCGCTCGTGCTGCGGCGGGGCGTCCGACGGCTCGATCTGGTTGCGCACGGTGCCGAACTGGGTGTGCAGGTCCAGGAAGGCCGCGGTGTCGCCGTGGATGCCGACCTCGAGTTCGCCCATCGCGGTCTTCACCGACACCGATCCACGGAGGACCTCGCCGATCCGGATGTCGCCGTTGGCCGTGGTGGCGGTGACGCCGGCCCGGGCACGGTCGACGGAGATGTCACCGTTGGCCGCGTTCACCCGCAGGTCGCCTGCGACCGTGCCGACCCAGCTGTTGCCGTTGGAATTCTTGATCACCGCGTTTCCGTCGATCTCGCCCAGCCGGAGCCGGCCGG
The window above is part of the Micromonospora inositola genome. Proteins encoded here:
- a CDS encoding ATP-binding cassette domain-containing protein, with product MITSAPPAIAATGLRKSYGDQVVLDGIDLAVAPGTIFALLGPNGAGKTTTVQILSTLIPAGDGEARVAGHDVTREPDAVRAAIGVTGQFAAVDGLLTGEENLLLMADLHHLDRPEGRRRTRELLARFDLVEAAGKVAATYSGGMRRRLDLAMGLIGAPRVLFLDEPTTGLDPRSRRAVWRIVRDLVTDGVTVFLTTQYLEEADQLADRVAVLDHGRLVAEGTPDELKRLVPGGHIALRFTDPAECAAAASLVGGAPGTDELTLQVPGDGGVASLRALLDRLDGAAIGVESLAVHTPDLDDVFLALTGQPTAERVPLP